The following coding sequences lie in one Silene latifolia isolate original U9 population chromosome 5, ASM4854445v1, whole genome shotgun sequence genomic window:
- the LOC141657616 gene encoding uncharacterized protein LOC141657616: protein MLSVKLVRSLVLGENISTPSPTTTHHHDDTAANQNDDDDDHHHHYHHHHHHDKLKKKKMPMLLFTPTRELITDTFRLATIARDLGMDFYPNSSLSHLLFSWPSSSSPSPSYPYPSSSSNNTNHRTSVSSQTSTFTHTSSSTATTSTTTLSANTLQNDAVPIPFPSLSTNSSISLLRSFVSLSKGVFKLVFFDLSPNPNSDPIFINYYHNLINYDAPVQLSLFSRVSGKRVKSIDDLSTELAGKGWSLFRSPVKKKSSSSSSSLVLSTPPLLLENSVYLFRKMESNRVRVKAGGGGGEGRVRELRLPAIDFEKEVNLRVLLYILLMTDDVFYLA, encoded by the coding sequence ATGTTGTCAGTAAAGTTAGTAAGATCCCTAGTTTTAGGAGAAAACATCTCTACCCCATCTCCCACCACCACCCATCATCATGATGATACTGCTGCTAATcagaatgatgatgatgatgaccaccaccaccattaccaccatcatcaccatcatGATAAGCTGAAGAAGAAGAAAATGCCCATGTTATTATTTACACCCACTAGAGAACTAATTACTGATACTTTTAGATTAGCCACCATTGCTAGAGACCTTGGTATGGATTTCTACCCTAACTCTTCTCTTTCTCATCTCCTCTTCTCATGGCCatcttcatcatcaccatcaccatcatacccatacccatcatcatcatccaataaTACTAATCATAGAACATCTGTATCATCACAAACATCAACATTCACACACACATCATCATCcacagcaacaacatcaacaacaacattatcAGCAAACACATTGCAAAACGACGCCGTTCCAATCCCATTTCCATCGCTTTCTACTAATTCATCAATTTCTCTACTACGTTCCTTCGTTTCCCTCTCTAAAGGCGTATTTAAGCTCGTGTTCTTTGACCTAAGCCCTAACCCTAATTCTGACCCCATTTTTATTAATTACTACCATAATCTGATCAATTACGATGCTCCTGTACAATTATCCCTCTTTTCTAGGGTTTCGGGTAAACGGGTCAAATCAATTGATGATTTGTCCACGGAATTGGCTGGGAAAGGTTGGTCGCTGTTTCGGTCGCCGGTGAAGAAGAaatcgtcttcatcgtcatcgtcgTTGGTGTTATCGACGCCGCCATTGCTGTTGGAGAATTCGGTGTATTTGTTTAGGAAAATGGAGTCAAATCGGGTTCGGGTTAAAGCAGGTGGTGGTGGAGGAGAGGGTAGGGTAAGGGAACTGAGATTACCTGCAATTGATTTTGAGAAAGAGGTGAATTTGAGGGTTTTATTGTATATCTTGCTCATGACTGATGATGTTTTCTATCTTGCTTAA